The Terriglobia bacterium genome segment GGAACGCTTTGAAGTGGCGCTCGTGGTGTCGCAGCCGGACCGGCCCAAGGGTCGAGGACTCGAACTGGCTCCCACTCCAGTGAAGCTGGTTGCGCTCGCGAATGGGATTCCAGTTACGCAGCCGGAGAAGATCAAGAACAACGAAGAGTTTCGGGGGCGGCTGGAGGCGATCCGGCCGGATGCGATCATTGTCGTCGCGTATGGGCGGATCATTCCCCAGTGGATGATCGATCTGCCGCCGCTGGGAAATATTAATGTCCATGCGTCGCTGCTGCCGAAGTATCGCGG includes the following:
- the fmt gene encoding methionyl-tRNA formyltransferase, which produces MRLVFCGTPEFAVPCLEALIRERFEVALVVSQPDRPKGRGLELAPTPVKLVALANGIPVTQPEKIKNNEEFRGRLEAIRPDAIIVVAYGRIIPQWMIDLPPLGNINVHASLLPKYRGAAPIQWAIANGDIETGVTIMKMDAGLDTGSIVTQRRTPILPEDDSATLHDRLAQLGAELLVQT